Part of the Kineococcus aurantiacus genome, CGGTGACGCGCAGGTCCTCGGCGCGCTCGGCCTCGAACAGCGAGGCCACCAGGGACCCCAGCTGGTGGACGTTGAAGGAGCTGGAGTCCACGACCACGTCGGCGCGCGCCCGCAGCTCCCCGGTGAGGGTGCGCTCGCGGGCGATGCCGTCGACGATGCGGTCCTCCCCCTGCAGCGGGTGCGGCCGGCGCACGCCCTCGAACCGGCGGACCAGGACGTCGTCGGTGGCGTCCAGGAACAGCACGCGCAGCGAGACGTGGCGGGTGTCCAGCCCGGCCAGGGCCTCGGTGAGCTCGGCGAAGAAGCTGCGGCCGCGGACGTCGACGACCACCGCCAGGCGCGGGATCGCCTGCCCCGCACGGGCTGCCAGTTCGGCGAGGGGTTCGAGCATCTGCGGCGGCAGGTTGTCCACGACGAACCAGCCGAGGTCCTCCAGCGCCTTGCCCGTCGTGGACCGGCCGGCCCCGGACATCCCCGTGATGATGAGCAGCTCGGGACGGCGCGGCCTGTCGGTCCCGCCCCGCGCGCCACCCTGCGGGTCCGCGTCCTCCGCCGTCTCCTGCACCCGCCCATCCTGTCATCCCCGGGCGTGTCGCCCGCGCCGAGCCCGGTACGCGTCGCGCTCGCGCGGTCACCTGCCGTGGCCGCCGGTGGGCCGGCTCAGTCGAGGAGCTCCCCCGTGGCCGTGTTCACGGCCGGTTCGCCGGCCCCTGCGGCGCCGGCGAGCGCCTCCACGACGGCGGCCGCGGTCCGCGGGCCCATGCCGGGGACGGCGGCGACCTCCTCGGCGGTGGCCGCGCGCAGCCGCTTGACGGAGCCGAAGTGCTTGAGCAGGGCGCTCTTGCGGGCCTGGCCGAGGCCGGGGACGCCGTCGAGGGCCGAGGTCGTCATGGCCTTGGAGCGCTTGGCGCGGTGGTACGTGATCGCGAAGCGGTGGGCCTCGTCGCGCACGCGCTGGAGCAGGAACAGGCCCTGGCTGGTGCGCGGCAGGACGACGGGGTGGTCCTCCCCGGGCAGCCACACCTCCTCGAGGCGCTTGGCCAGGCCGCACAGGGCGACGTCGACGACGCCGACGTCGGCCAGGGCCCGGGCGGCGGCCTCGACCTGGGGGCGGCCGCCGTCGACGACGACGAGGTTGGGGGCGTAGGAGAAGCGGCGGGGCCGGCCGGTACCGGGGTCGATGCCGGCCAGGACCTCCCCGCCGACCGGGGCGGAGGTTTCCACCTCCAGGCCGTCGGCGGTCTCGGTGAGGACCCCGGCGGTGGGCCCGGGGCCGCCCTCGTCCTGGGCCAGCCGCTTGAAGCGGCGGGTGAGGACCTCGCGCATGGCCCGGGTGTCGTCGAGGCCGCCCTCGTCGCCGCGCACGGCGAAGCGGCGGTAGTCGGACTTCTTGGGCAGGCCGTCCTCGAAGACGACCATCGAGGCGACGACGTTGGTCTCCTGGGTGTGGGACACGTCGTAGCACTCGATGCGCAGCGGGGCCTCCTCCAGGCCCAGGGCCTCCTGCAGCTCGGTGAGGGCCAGGCTGCGGGTGGTGAGGTCGCCGCCGCGGCGGGTCTTGTGCAGGGCCAGGGCCTGGGTGGCGTTGCGGTGGACGGTCTCCATGAGCGCCTTCTTGTCCCCGCGCTGGGGGACGCGCAGGTCGACGCGGGACCCGCGCAGCTCCGAGAGCCAGTCCTCCACGTCGGCCTCGACGGTGGCGGGCAGGGCCGGGACGAGGACCTCGCGGGGGACGCCCTCGCCGCTCTCCCCGCCGTAGACCTGCAGCAGGAGCTGCTCGACGAGCTCGGGGGTGCCGACGTCCTCGACCTTCTCGGAGACCCAGCCGCGCTGGCCGCGCACGCGGCCGCCGCGGACGTGGAAGACCTGCACGGCCGCTTCGAGCTCGTCGTCGGCGATGGCGAAGACGTCGGCGTCGGTCGCGTCGGGCAGGACGACGGCGGACTTCTCCAGGGCCTTGGTGAGCGCGCCGAGGTCGTCGCGCAGGCGGGCGGCGCGCTCGAAGTCGAGCTCGGCGGCGGCGGCCTTCATCTCGGCCTCGGCGCGGCGCACGAAGCGGGCGGTGTTGCCGGCCATGAAGTCGCAGAAGTCCTGGGCGAGGGCCTTGTGGTCCTCGGCGGAGATCTTGCCGACGCAGGGGGCGGAGCACTTGTCGATGTAGCCCAGCAGGCAGGGCCGGCCGACCTGGCCGGCGCGCTTGTAGACGCCGGTGGAGCAGGTGCGCACGGGGAAGACGCGCAGCAGGAGGTCGACGGTCTCGCGGATGGCCCAGGCGTGGGTGTACGGGCCGAAGTAGCGGGTGCCCTTGCGCTTGGCGCCGCGCAGGACCTGCACGCGGGGCACGGCCTCGCCCATGGTGACGGCGAGGTAGGGGTAGGACTTGTCGTCGCGGTACTTGACGTTGAACCGCGGGTCGAACTCCTTGATCCAGGAGTACTCGAGCTGGAGGGCCTCGACCTCGGTGGTGACGACCGTCCACTCGACGCTGGCGGCCGTGGTGACCATGGCCATGGTGCGCGGGTGCAGGGCCGACAGGTCCTGGAAGTAGTTGGACAGCCGCGCGCGCAGGCTCTTGGCCTTGCCGACGTAGATGACGCGACCGGCCGGGTCGCGGAAGCGGTACACCCCGGGTTCGACGGGGATCTCCCCCGGCTTGGGGCGGTAGGTGGCGGGGTCGGGCACGGGACGAGCCTAGGTCGCGAGTCCGACGCGGTCCCACCGCGACCCGTCCACCCCTCCCCGCCGCGACGGTGCGTCAACGCCGGGGACGCTGCGCGACGGCGGGCGCGCGCTCGTGTGAACCGGGCCCCGCGGCGGCCGCACGGGGGTCCCCGAGCGGCCGGTGGTGACCTACCGTCCGCTCGTGGCCCCTGCGACGACCGTCCCGCCGACCGCGCCCAGCGCCTCCCCCGTCCCCGTCCCCGCTCCCGCGGCGGGCGGGTCCCCGCGGGTGCTGCGCCGCCCCCTGGGCTTCCCCGTCGGGGAGGGGGCGCCGGGGCCGGTGGCGGTCGTGCTCGCGGGGCTGGAGGACGAGGCGGCGCTGGGCGAGGTCCTGGACCGGCTCGGTGCGGCGGGGACCGCGGTCCGCAGCAGCACCCCCGACCGGCTGGACGTCGCGCTCTCCCGGTCCACGGCCCGGTTCGCGGCCTCGCGCCCCGGTGCCGTGCTCGTGCGCGGTGGCTCGGTGGCCGCGCTCGCGGGGGCGCTGGCGGCCCACACGGCCGGGGTGCCCGTGGTCCACCTGGAGGCGGGGCTGCGCAGCTTCGACCGGCGCAGCCCGCAGGAGCAGCGCCGGGTGGTGCTGGACCAGCTGGCGACGTTGTGCTGCGCCCCGACGGCCACGGCCGTGGCCAACCTGCGCGCCGAGGGGGTCGCCGACGAGCGAATCCTGCGGACGGGCACGACGTGGACCGAGACGGTGCGGCGCTCGCTGCCCGACGCCGGCGCGCAGGAGGCGGTGCTGGCCGAGCTGGGCGC contains:
- the rapZ gene encoding RNase adapter RapZ, whose translation is MQETAEDADPQGGARGGTDRPRRPELLIITGMSGAGRSTTGKALEDLGWFVVDNLPPQMLEPLAELAARAGQAIPRLAVVVDVRGRSFFAELTEALAGLDTRHVSLRVLFLDATDDVLVRRFEGVRRPHPLQGEDRIVDGIARERTLTGELRARADVVVDSSSFNVHQLGSLVASLFEAERAEDLRVTVMSFGFKYGTPADAEHVADVRFIPNPHWDPELRPLTGQDAPVAAFVLAAEGATPFLDRYESALHPVFDGYRRESKRYATIAVGCTGGKHRSVAMAEELGARLRRDGLTVRVLHRDLGRE
- the uvrC gene encoding excinuclease ABC subunit UvrC translates to MPDPATYRPKPGEIPVEPGVYRFRDPAGRVIYVGKAKSLRARLSNYFQDLSALHPRTMAMVTTAASVEWTVVTTEVEALQLEYSWIKEFDPRFNVKYRDDKSYPYLAVTMGEAVPRVQVLRGAKRKGTRYFGPYTHAWAIRETVDLLLRVFPVRTCSTGVYKRAGQVGRPCLLGYIDKCSAPCVGKISAEDHKALAQDFCDFMAGNTARFVRRAEAEMKAAAAELDFERAARLRDDLGALTKALEKSAVVLPDATDADVFAIADDELEAAVQVFHVRGGRVRGQRGWVSEKVEDVGTPELVEQLLLQVYGGESGEGVPREVLVPALPATVEADVEDWLSELRGSRVDLRVPQRGDKKALMETVHRNATQALALHKTRRGGDLTTRSLALTELQEALGLEEAPLRIECYDVSHTQETNVVASMVVFEDGLPKKSDYRRFAVRGDEGGLDDTRAMREVLTRRFKRLAQDEGGPGPTAGVLTETADGLEVETSAPVGGEVLAGIDPGTGRPRRFSYAPNLVVVDGGRPQVEAAARALADVGVVDVALCGLAKRLEEVWLPGEDHPVVLPRTSQGLFLLQRVRDEAHRFAITYHRAKRSKAMTTSALDGVPGLGQARKSALLKHFGSVKRLRAATAEEVAAVPGMGPRTAAAVVEALAGAAGAGEPAVNTATGELLD
- a CDS encoding UDP-N-acetylglucosamine 2-epimerase, whose protein sequence is MAPATTVPPTAPSASPVPVPAPAAGGSPRVLRRPLGFPVGEGAPGPVAVVLAGLEDEAALGEVLDRLGAAGTAVRSSTPDRLDVALSRSTARFAASRPGAVLVRGGSVAALAGALAAHTAGVPVVHLEAGLRSFDRRSPQEQRRVVLDQLATLCCAPTATAVANLRAEGVADERILRTGTTWTETVRRSLPDAGAQEAVLAELGAPPGHVLLAWDDAPGEQGPGVLEQVLSQLSALAGEGVPVVVHTGPRVLDAVRDRGAGDLLRGLTLVPPQPVERFLALVRGARLVVSDSGDVQEAAAVLGRRLLAVRPATERPEGLGSSAVLVPGGVGLAAAVRSAPAGDPGAPGAPPGGPGPYGDGSASRVVVESLVRLLAPS